The following is a genomic window from Halobacterium sp. R2-5.
GCTCCTCGACGGGGTCGTCGATGCCCGCCTGCTCGTAGGCCTGCTCGGCGGCCTCGGTGGCCTGCGGCCACGCCGACAGCGACGGGAGGTTGTTGATGGAGTTGCTCGCCATGCAGGACTGCCCGCTGCCCGTGACGTACGCCGCGGTGTCCGTGAGCTCGCGGGCCTTCTCCTCGCTGACGAGCAGGAGGCCAGCGGCGCCGTCCGTGATGCCGCTGCAGTCGAGCAGGCACAGCGGCGGCGCGACCGGGTAGGAGTCCAGCACGTCGTCGACGTCGACCTCCTGCTGGAACTGCGCGTACGGGTTGTTCGCGGCGTGAGCCTTGTTCTTCACGCTCACCTTCGCGAGCTGCTCGCGCGTGGTGCCGTACTCGTGCATGTGGCGCTGAGCGAACATCGAGAAGAACGACGGCGCGTTCAGGCCGTTCACGCCGTCGAATTCGCGGTCGAGCACGTTCGTCATGCTCGACTGCGTCTCCTCCATGTAGCCGTCGCCGAGGTTCATCTTCTCGACGCCGAGCACGAGCGCGACGTCTATCTGGCCGGCGGCAATGGCGAGCCACGCGTACCGCAGCGCGGCCTGCCCGCTCGCACACGCCAGCTCCGTCCGGGAGATCATCTTCGAGGCGTGCACGCCGAGAAGCTCGGCCGCGAGCGGCGCGACGTGGCTCTGGAACGCGAAGCGCTCGGGCTGGACCGCGCCGAGGAACAGCCCCTCGACGTCGTCCGGCCCGAGGCCGTCCACGTCGTCGAAGGTGGCCTTCCCGGCCTCCTGGGCGAGGTCCTTCCACGTCGCCTCGCGCTTCCCCCAGTCCGCGTGCCCGCCGCCGACGATTGCAGCGTTCCGGGTCATCACTCGAACTCCGGTTCGCGGTCGTCTCTGAACGCCGTCACGCCCTCGACCATGTCCTCTGTGGTCGTGAGCAGGCCGAACGCCTGGCTCTCCGAGTCGAGGCCGGCCTGCAGGCTGGCGTCCTGTCCGTCGTCGATGACGCGCTTGGCGACTTTGAGCGCCGTCTTCGGGCCGTCCGCGAGGTCGCCGACGAACTCCTCGACGACCTCGTCGAACTCCTCGGCCGGAACGGCGCGGTTGAGCAGCCCCCAGTCGGCGGCGCGCTCGGCGGAGATCTGCTCGCCGCGGAAGACGAGCTCCTTCGCGCGGCCCTCGCCGACGATGCGGGTGAGCCGCTGGGTGCCGCCGCCGCCCGGGATGAGCCCGAGGTTGATCTCGGGCGCGCCCAGCGAGGAGTCCTCCGTCGCGATGCGGAGGTCGCAGGCGAGCGCGATTTCGAAGCCCGCGCCGAGACAGAAGCCGTCGATGCGCGCGAGCGTCGGGCGCTCGAACTCGTCGATGGCCTGAATCGTCTCGTCGACGTCCATCAGTTCGGTGGGTTCGGAGGCCATGAAGCCCGTGATGTCCGCGCCGGAGCTGAACGCCTGGCCGGCGCCGGAGAACACCACGCAGGACACCTCCTCGGTGTCGGCGTTGTCGAGGGCCTCCTCGACCTCGCCGAACATCGTCTCGGAGAACGCGTTCAGGCGCTCCGGGCGGTCGAACTCGATCTCGAGGACGCCGCGCTCGGTGAGGCTCTTGTTGATGTACTGGTAGGGGCCGTCGCCGGCGTAGTCGTGGAACCCGCGGCCGGCGTCGACGCCCGTGTAGCCGGCGTTCACGAGCTCGACGAGGTAGTCCGCGGGCGCGAAGCGCTCCGAGCCCGTCTCCTCGTGGAGCGTCTGGAGCTTCTCTAAGACCTCGTCGAGGCCGATCTGGTCGCCGAGCCGGCAGACGCCCTCGGGGAAGCGCGCGCCGAGACGGCTACCGAGGTCGACGTCGTCGGGCGTCGCGACGTCGCCGCCGACGAGCTTCGCGGCCTCGTTGACCATCCGCGCCTCCACGCGCAGCCAGTCGAAGCCGTCGCCGTCGCCGGGCTCGTAGTCCGGGCCCTCGCCCTCCCAGTCGTAGAACCCCTGGCCGGTCTTCTTCCCGAGGTCCTCGTCGTCGACTTTCTCCGCGATGGCGGGCGGCGAGTCGAGGTCCGTGTCCTCGCGGAAGTGGTAGGCGATGTCGATGCCCGTGTAGTCCGCGAGCTCGAACGGCCCCATCGGGTAGCCGCGCTGGTAGACCATCGCCGCGTCGGCCTGCTGAACCGTGGTCTCGTCGCCCGAGAGCATCCACGCGGCCTCCTCGATGAACGGCAGCATGACGTTGTTCACGATGAAGCCGTGGACGTCGCGCTTGACGTCGATGGCGCGCTTGTCGAGGTCGTCGACGAAGGCGTGGATGGCGTCGAGGGTCGCCTCGCTGGTCTCCTCGCCGTGGACGACCTCCACGAGGTCCATCTTCACGGGCGGGTTGAAGAAGTGCGCGCCGACGACCTGCTCGGGGCGGTCGGTCGCCGCGCCGATGTCCGTGATGCTGAGCCCGGAAGTGTTCGACGAGAGAATCGCGTGCTCGGGGGCGTACTCGTCGACCTCCGAGAAGGTGTCCTTCTTGAGGTCGAGGTCCTCGGGAATCGCCTCGACGACGAGGTCCGCGGACTCGGTAGCGGTTTCGAGGTCGACTGCGCCCTCGATGCGGGCGCGCACGTCGTCGGCCGTCTCGTCGATGCGGCCCTTCTCTTCGAGCTTGCCGAGGCTCCACTCGATCTGTTCGAGGCCGTCGTCGACGTACTCCCGCTCGATGTCGCGGAGTACGACGTCGTAGCCCGCGATGGCTGCGATCTCCGCGATGCCGTGGCCCATGCTCCCCGCGCCGAGCACGGTCACGTTCTGTATGTCACTTTCTCCCATCGCCAAGACAGAAGTTAAGGCGCTTATTTAAATTAACGATTACTCTGTTTCCCTATACGCCGATTTTAGTTAACTGCTGATGCGCTCGAAACGCCGTCCCAAAGCTTTGCATGGCGGGCGCCGAAGCCGCGACCATGCGCGAATCGCTCGCTCGCGGCCGCCGCACCACCCACCGAACACCGACCGAAGAGTACGCCCACGGCTGTCCGGAGGGACAGCGATGACCACGCTCGACGACCACGTCTGCATCGTCGGCGGCGGCGGGAACGGGCTCGGCGAAGCTACCGCACGAGCCCTCGCCGACCACGGCGCCACCGTCGTCGTCAACGACCTCGGCACGTCCGTCCACGGCGAGGGCAGCGACCCCGAAGTAGCCGAGCGCGTCGCCGAGTCAATCCGCGAGAACGGCGGCGACGCGACCGCGCACGCCGGCGACCTCACGGACTTCGCGTACGCCGACGACCTCGTCGCCGACGCCGTCGCCGAACACGGGCGCGTGGACGGCGTGCTCAACTTCGCGGGCATCCTCCGGGACGATATCGGCTACAAGCTCGACCCCGAGGACTGGCGCGAGGTCGTCCAGACCAACCTCACCGGCCAGTTCACGCTCCTGCAGGCGGCCTGCCAGCACTGGCGGGAGGCCGCCGGCGAGGACGGATTCGACCGCCAGCGCTCGTACCTCGCGGCGAGCGCGCACTCCGCGCGCGGCAACGTCGGGCAAGTGAACTACGCCGCCTCGAAGGCCGGGATTCTGGGGATGGTGCGGACCGTCTCCTCGGAGATGTACCGCCACGGCGTGCGCGTGAACGCGCTCGCGCCGAACGGCTACACGCGCATGACCGAGACCGTCCCCGAGGAACACCGACCCTACACGCGCGAAGAGATGCCGCCCGAGCGCGTCGGCGCGTTCGCCGCGTTCCTCGCCAGCGAACACGCGACCGACGTCACTGGCTGCACGCTGTACGCGGGCGGCGACCGCGTCGGCGTCTTCTCGGAGCCCTCGCTGGACCGCGTCGGCGTGCGGCCCGGCGGCTGGACGGTCGAGGACCTCGCCGAGCACTTCGAGGAAGACGTCGCCGGCGACGTCGAGCTCACGAGAACGGAGAGCTTCTTCTAGTCGTCTATCGTCGCTTCGAGCTCGGCCTCGACGGCGTGGATGCGCTCGCGGACGCTGCGCGCCGCGGCGGTCTGCTCCTCGTTCTCCTCGGAGAGCTCGCTGATCTCGGAGACGACGTCCTCCAGGCTCTCCAGGGCGTCGTTGAGCATCGTCGTCACCTCCTCGGCGCTGACCGCCTGCTCGTCGGTCGCCTCCGCGATTTCGGCCATCCCCGTGGAGGTCTCCTCGGCCGCCGAGTGGATCTCGCCCTGCCGCTCGCGGATCGTCTCCACGCGCTCGACGGTCTGCTCGATGCCCTCGGTCGTGCGCTCGACGCCCGCCGTCGTCTCCTCGACGATGTCGGTCACGCGCTCGATGGTGGACTCGATGGCGTCGACCTCGGCCTTCGACTGGTCGGCGAGCTCCTTGATCTCGTCTGCGACGACCGCGAACCCGTCGTTGTCGCCGTCCGTGCGCGCGGCCTCGATGTTCGCGTTCAGCGCGAGCAGGTTGATCTGGGAGACGATGTCGCTGATGACGTCCACGACGGACTCGATCTCCTCGACCTGCGAGTCGAGTTCGACGGCGGTCTCGTCGAGGTCGGTCGCGGCGTCCTCGACGTCGTCCAGAATCTCCTGGGCCTCGTCCGTGGCGTCCACGGACGCCGCGGCGTTCTCCGCGACGTTCGCCGCGCGCTCGTCGACCTCGTCGGTCTGGGAGGCGATCTCCTCGACAGTCGCCGAGAGCGATTCGACCTCGTTGCGCACCTCCGCGAGCGACTCCACCTGCTCGCGGGCGGTCTCCTCGATGAACTGGCTGTTCTCCGCGACCGTCTCCGAGGAGTCCAGGAGCTCCTCGACGGTCGAGTCGACCTCCGAGGTAATGCGCTCCTGGGCGTCCTTGACGGCGGCGCGCTGCTCCACGAGGTCGGTCACCCGGGAGACCATCTCGAAGGAGCCGACGACCTCGCCGTCGGGGTCGTACAGCGGCAGCGCGGCGGCGCTGACGTGCCACTCGCTGCCGTCCTCGTTCGTCCCCGAGCGCACGCGGTCCTCGTTGACGGCTTCCTCGGTGCGGACGACTTCCTCGGCGAGCGTGTCGGTGACGTCCTCGGTGCCGATGACGTCGTGGGCGACCTCGCCGATGACCTCCTCGGCGGGCGTGTCCTGGATGGCCTGCTGCTCGCGGTTCCAGTACGTGACCCGGCCCTCGTCGTCGACGACCAGCGTCGGCTCCGGGAAGCGCTCGGTGAGGTCCTCGAAGAGGTGCTTCCAGAAGTCCCGCTCGTGGCGCAGCCGCTCGACCTCGCTGGCCTCGTCGGGCGGGTCGTACAGGGACACGCCCTCGGAGTCGTGGTCCGCGTGTTGGGACGACATGTGTGGGCATCCATCCGTAATCCTGTGTAATAAACGTTCACCGCGATTATCGCCAGCGAAACTGCCGGCTCGCGGCGGCCGACGTTCGGGGAACGCGATGATTTATGGGGATGCTCGTTCCAGAACGGAACATGCGATTTGTTCGCTTCAACGAGGACCGCCTGGGCGTGCTCACCGACGACGACGGCGTCGTCGACCTGACTGACCGACTCGGTATCGACGCCGCTGACCCGCTCGTCGAGTACATCAACGGCGACTACGACGCCAGCCAGTACGCCGACGAAGACCCTGATTACGACCGCAGCGAGGTCGAACTCGGCTCCCCCGTCGAACGCCCCGGCAAGGTTATCGCCGCACCCCTGAACTACGAAAACCACATCGAGGAGGCCCTCGCCGACCGCGACATCACCACCGAGGAGTGGTTCAGCATCGAGGACAAA
Proteins encoded in this region:
- a CDS encoding methyl-accepting chemotaxis protein, translating into MSSQHADHDSEGVSLYDPPDEASEVERLRHERDFWKHLFEDLTERFPEPTLVVDDEGRVTYWNREQQAIQDTPAEEVIGEVAHDVIGTEDVTDTLAEEVVRTEEAVNEDRVRSGTNEDGSEWHVSAAALPLYDPDGEVVGSFEMVSRVTDLVEQRAAVKDAQERITSEVDSTVEELLDSSETVAENSQFIEETAREQVESLAEVRNEVESLSATVEEIASQTDEVDERAANVAENAAASVDATDEAQEILDDVEDAATDLDETAVELDSQVEEIESVVDVISDIVSQINLLALNANIEAARTDGDNDGFAVVADEIKELADQSKAEVDAIESTIERVTDIVEETTAGVERTTEGIEQTVERVETIRERQGEIHSAAEETSTGMAEIAEATDEQAVSAEEVTTMLNDALESLEDVVSEISELSEENEEQTAAARSVRERIHAVEAELEATIDD
- a CDS encoding 3-hydroxyacyl-CoA dehydrogenase NAD-binding domain-containing protein, producing MGESDIQNVTVLGAGSMGHGIAEIAAIAGYDVVLRDIEREYVDDGLEQIEWSLGKLEEKGRIDETADDVRARIEGAVDLETATESADLVVEAIPEDLDLKKDTFSEVDEYAPEHAILSSNTSGLSITDIGAATDRPEQVVGAHFFNPPVKMDLVEVVHGEETSEATLDAIHAFVDDLDKRAIDVKRDVHGFIVNNVMLPFIEEAAWMLSGDETTVQQADAAMVYQRGYPMGPFELADYTGIDIAYHFREDTDLDSPPAIAEKVDDEDLGKKTGQGFYDWEGEGPDYEPGDGDGFDWLRVEARMVNEAAKLVGGDVATPDDVDLGSRLGARFPEGVCRLGDQIGLDEVLEKLQTLHEETGSERFAPADYLVELVNAGYTGVDAGRGFHDYAGDGPYQYINKSLTERGVLEIEFDRPERLNAFSETMFGEVEEALDNADTEEVSCVVFSGAGQAFSSGADITGFMASEPTELMDVDETIQAIDEFERPTLARIDGFCLGAGFEIALACDLRIATEDSSLGAPEINLGLIPGGGGTQRLTRIVGEGRAKELVFRGEQISAERAADWGLLNRAVPAEEFDEVVEEFVGDLADGPKTALKVAKRVIDDGQDASLQAGLDSESQAFGLLTTTEDMVEGVTAFRDDREPEFE
- a CDS encoding beta-ketoacyl synthase N-terminal-like domain-containing protein, giving the protein MTRNAAIVGGGHADWGKREATWKDLAQEAGKATFDDVDGLGPDDVEGLFLGAVQPERFAFQSHVAPLAAELLGVHASKMISRTELACASGQAALRYAWLAIAAGQIDVALVLGVEKMNLGDGYMEETQSSMTNVLDREFDGVNGLNAPSFFSMFAQRHMHEYGTTREQLAKVSVKNKAHAANNPYAQFQQEVDVDDVLDSYPVAPPLCLLDCSGITDGAAGLLLVSEEKARELTDTAAYVTGSGQSCMASNSINNLPSLSAWPQATEAAEQAYEQAGIDDPVEELDVAEIHDCFSISEIIEYEDLGWVEKGEGGQFVEDGRSELDGDIAVNPRGGLLGCGHPLGATGVSQALEVYKQFTGEVESARQVPDSPETGLIHNLSGSGSVHSVMTLARDPQ
- a CDS encoding SDR family oxidoreductase; amino-acid sequence: MTTLDDHVCIVGGGGNGLGEATARALADHGATVVVNDLGTSVHGEGSDPEVAERVAESIRENGGDATAHAGDLTDFAYADDLVADAVAEHGRVDGVLNFAGILRDDIGYKLDPEDWREVVQTNLTGQFTLLQAACQHWREAAGEDGFDRQRSYLAASAHSARGNVGQVNYAASKAGILGMVRTVSSEMYRHGVRVNALAPNGYTRMTETVPEEHRPYTREEMPPERVGAFAAFLASEHATDVTGCTLYAGGDRVGVFSEPSLDRVGVRPGGWTVEDLAEHFEEDVAGDVELTRTESFF